A portion of the Collinsella aerofaciens genome contains these proteins:
- a CDS encoding MFS transporter — protein sequence MKNRTVLLYMTFVFLSNFSTILYFLTVYLEFVGFSMVAISSMMIACQVSKFILEVPTGYIADRFGRKVSGLVGIVGMLGYYVALLLVRSPLLLIGAFALKGFAVACVSGSIEAIYIDSVSQDQLVRLNVVERFAFYASYAISACVGGFISSVGAYLIGLSADIIAMVLTLVVVVCIPEMRRGGTAATPERGISPKMIGAAIACNGILRSAFIMDCSQAFAFVALEDFFSLLLAGRGMNAVASGVTIAVQLLTSASIGFIVPSVIARVDKGRFARICGIVRLFLTALFLIPLTPVYLLPVFYVLQTVAYSLFAPIKYSIFQKAADSSMRCSLISVQSQMVAVGAILFYLFNAALNSIAGTRVILLVALGISSLVYIPALFRLTSQRT from the coding sequence ATGAAAAACCGTACGGTTTTGCTTTATATGACGTTCGTTTTTCTGTCGAACTTCAGCACCATTTTGTATTTTCTGACGGTTTACCTTGAATTCGTCGGATTCTCGATGGTGGCGATTTCTAGCATGATGATTGCATGCCAAGTGAGCAAGTTCATTCTTGAGGTTCCTACTGGTTATATTGCTGACAGGTTTGGACGAAAGGTGAGCGGCCTCGTTGGCATTGTGGGAATGCTTGGGTACTACGTCGCCCTGCTTCTCGTCCGATCTCCTCTGCTTTTAATCGGTGCGTTCGCTCTCAAGGGTTTTGCCGTTGCATGTGTGAGTGGATCCATCGAAGCGATTTACATTGACAGCGTCTCTCAGGACCAGCTCGTAAGACTTAATGTCGTTGAGCGATTTGCTTTCTATGCCTCTTATGCCATCTCCGCTTGCGTGGGCGGTTTCATTTCGTCCGTCGGTGCATATCTCATTGGTCTTTCGGCAGATATCATCGCAATGGTGTTGACGTTGGTTGTCGTTGTCTGCATTCCTGAGATGCGAAGAGGGGGCACTGCGGCGACACCTGAGCGTGGGATTAGCCCGAAGATGATCGGTGCCGCTATTGCCTGTAATGGCATTCTTCGTTCAGCGTTCATCATGGACTGTTCTCAGGCATTTGCTTTTGTCGCCCTGGAAGACTTTTTCTCACTGCTGCTTGCGGGTCGCGGAATGAATGCCGTCGCTTCGGGTGTGACCATTGCGGTCCAGCTTCTTACCTCCGCCTCCATAGGGTTTATTGTGCCCAGTGTGATTGCTCGTGTCGACAAGGGCCGCTTTGCACGTATTTGCGGCATCGTGCGTCTTTTCCTGACAGCTCTGTTTTTGATTCCTTTAACTCCGGTTTATTTGCTGCCCGTGTTCTATGTGCTGCAGACGGTTGCGTACTCGTTATTTGCTCCAATTAAATACTCAATTTTTCAAAAAGCAGCCGATTCTTCGATGCGCTGTTCACTGATTTCGGTTCAAAGCCAGATGGTGGCGGTGGGTGCCATCCTTTTCTATCTGTTCAATGCTGCGTTGAACAGCATCGCGGGCACTCGAGTCATATTGCTTGTCGCGCTCGGGATTTCTTCTTTGGTGTATATCCCCGCGTTATTTCGTCTTACAAGCCAAAGGACATGA
- a CDS encoding acetate/propionate family kinase, with amino-acid sequence MNVLVVNAGSSTLKYQVIDTKSHKVSAKGSCERVCFTGGTFTHAANGSKKVTENIEFPDHKVAIEVVLKDLEANGVKIEGIGHRIVQGGWYFGDSSLVDEDVLAKIREVAPLAPLHNNPEANVIEYCLEQYPDLPNVTVYDTAFHFNMPEVAKTYALPKDVCDKLHIRKYGAHGTSYRYISKKVAEMTNGEARKVVVCHIGSGASLCAIEDGKCMDTTMGLTPLDGVMMGTRCGSIDPATVCYLQREGGYTFDEVDEMMNKKSGLLAVTGGKTNDCRNVEELAAAGDPEAQLAFDMFVYKIAAKAAEMATSMCGMDTLVFTAGIGEHAPAVRAGVADRLAFMGVKMDHARNALRGDGAWCLSAKDSKVKIFVIPTDEEFMIASDVERIVNGK; translated from the coding sequence ATGAACGTTCTGGTCGTCAACGCAGGATCTTCGACCCTTAAGTATCAGGTCATCGATACCAAGTCCCACAAGGTGTCCGCAAAGGGCTCCTGCGAGCGCGTCTGCTTTACCGGCGGCACCTTCACCCACGCTGCCAACGGTTCCAAGAAGGTGACCGAGAACATCGAGTTCCCCGACCACAAGGTCGCCATCGAGGTCGTTCTGAAGGACCTCGAGGCCAACGGCGTCAAGATCGAGGGCATCGGCCATCGCATCGTTCAGGGCGGTTGGTACTTCGGCGATTCCTCCCTCGTCGACGAGGACGTTCTCGCCAAAATTCGCGAGGTCGCCCCGCTGGCGCCGCTGCACAACAACCCCGAGGCCAACGTTATCGAGTACTGCCTCGAGCAGTATCCCGACCTGCCCAACGTCACGGTCTACGACACCGCTTTCCACTTCAACATGCCCGAGGTCGCCAAGACTTACGCCCTGCCCAAGGACGTCTGCGACAAGCTGCACATCCGTAAGTACGGCGCCCACGGCACCAGCTACCGTTATATCTCCAAGAAGGTCGCTGAGATGACCAACGGCGAGGCCCGCAAGGTCGTCGTGTGCCATATCGGCTCCGGCGCTTCCCTGTGCGCCATCGAGGACGGCAAGTGCATGGACACCACCATGGGCTTGACCCCGCTCGACGGCGTCATGATGGGCACCCGCTGCGGCTCCATCGACCCGGCTACCGTGTGTTACCTGCAGCGCGAGGGCGGCTACACCTTCGACGAGGTCGATGAGATGATGAACAAGAAGTCCGGCCTTTTGGCTGTGACCGGCGGCAAGACCAACGACTGCCGCAACGTCGAGGAGCTCGCCGCCGCTGGTGACCCCGAGGCTCAGCTCGCCTTCGACATGTTTGTCTACAAGATTGCCGCCAAGGCTGCCGAGATGGCAACTTCCATGTGCGGCATGGACACCCTGGTCTTTACCGCCGGTATCGGCGAGCACGCTCCGGCTGTCCGCGCTGGCGTGGCCGACCGTCTGGCCTTTATGGGCGTCAAGATGGATCATGCCCGCAACGCCCTGCGTGGTGACGGCGCTTGGTGCCTGTCTGCCAAGGATTCCAAGGTCAAGATCTTCGTCATCCCCACGGACGAGGAGTTCATGATCGCTTCCGACGTCGAGCGCATCGTCAACGGCAAGTAA
- a CDS encoding acetate/propionate family kinase, with amino-acid sequence MNVLVVNAGSSSLKYQLLDTDTREVFAKGNCERIGSDMGIFGHSENGGAKQTEEVPFPDHRSAIARVLEELEKTDFTIDGIGHRIVQGGWHFDDSAVVDDEVMAKILEVAPLAPLHNYGEAAAIEYCREKYPELPNVAVFDTSFHMTMPEVAYTYALPKDVCDKYHVRKYGAHGTSHRYEWMMAKEILGSRCHRLLSCHLGNGASLAAIEDGVCRDTTMGLTPLDGLMMGTRCGSIDPATVCYLQREGGYSYQEVDDMMNKQSGLLAISGISNDARDIRTRASEGDERCLLAFDMFAYKAMQQAGSMIASMAGVDTITFTAGIGENDWSIRKAFCDCFEWLGVRIDNNKNREAVGNGPQVISAAGSSVTVMVIPTDEEYMIAHDVERLTANN; translated from the coding sequence ATGAACGTACTTGTTGTCAACGCCGGCAGCTCAAGCCTTAAATATCAGCTTTTGGATACCGATACCCGCGAGGTTTTCGCCAAGGGCAACTGCGAACGTATCGGTTCGGACATGGGCATCTTTGGCCACTCCGAGAACGGTGGCGCCAAGCAGACCGAGGAGGTCCCTTTCCCGGATCACCGTTCGGCTATCGCTCGTGTGCTCGAGGAGCTCGAGAAGACCGACTTTACGATTGATGGCATTGGTCATCGTATCGTTCAGGGCGGCTGGCACTTCGATGATTCCGCAGTTGTTGACGACGAAGTTATGGCCAAGATTCTCGAGGTGGCCCCGCTCGCCCCGCTGCACAACTACGGCGAGGCCGCGGCGATTGAGTATTGCCGCGAGAAGTATCCGGAGCTGCCCAACGTGGCGGTCTTCGACACCTCGTTCCACATGACCATGCCCGAGGTCGCCTATACCTACGCGCTGCCCAAGGACGTGTGCGACAAGTACCACGTGCGCAAGTACGGCGCCCACGGCACGAGCCACCGCTATGAGTGGATGATGGCCAAGGAGATCCTGGGTTCGCGCTGCCACCGTCTGCTTTCGTGCCATTTGGGTAACGGTGCTTCGCTTGCTGCTATCGAGGACGGCGTGTGCCGCGACACCACGATGGGCCTCACGCCGCTTGACGGTCTGATGATGGGTACCCGCTGCGGTTCCATTGACCCGGCTACCGTATGCTACCTGCAGCGCGAGGGCGGTTACAGCTACCAGGAAGTCGACGACATGATGAACAAGCAGTCCGGCCTGCTTGCCATTTCGGGTATCTCCAACGACGCCCGCGACATCCGCACGCGCGCCTCCGAGGGCGACGAGCGCTGCCTGCTTGCCTTCGATATGTTCGCCTACAAGGCCATGCAGCAGGCCGGCTCCATGATTGCTTCCATGGCGGGCGTGGACACCATCACCTTTACCGCCGGCATCGGCGAGAACGACTGGTCGATCCGCAAGGCCTTCTGCGACTGCTTCGAGTGGCTGGGCGTGCGCATCGACAACAACAAGAACCGCGAGGCCGTGGGTAACGGCCCGCAGGTCATCAGCGCCGCCGGCTCTTCCGTCACGGTCATGGTCATTCCCACCGACGAGGAATACATGATCGCCCACGACGTCGAGCGCCTGACCGCGAATAACTAA
- the pta gene encoding phosphate acetyltransferase — MSDFLNRMKSAAKADLKTIVLPEGEDPRTIVAANKIIEEGLANIVILGDPNEINVPGATVIDPRNAEKHEEYAQKFAKLRAKKGVTIEQARAQVMDATYFGTMMVKMGDADGLVSGACHSTADTLRPALQILKTAPGTKLVSAFFVMCTDTPQFGTDGTLIFADCGLNINPSSDELSEIAIASAHSWSTFMGNVEPHVAMLSYSTMGSAGGEVAKKVQEAVKFCKEKAPELAIDGDLQLDAAIVPTVAQLKAPGSSVAGKANVLVFPDLEAGNIGYKLVQRFAGADAYGPILQGIAKPVNDLSRGCSADDIVGVVAITAVQAQMAE, encoded by the coding sequence ATGAGCGATTTCCTAAACCGTATGAAGTCTGCCGCCAAGGCCGACCTTAAGACCATCGTCCTGCCCGAGGGCGAGGATCCGCGCACCATCGTCGCGGCCAACAAGATCATCGAGGAAGGCCTGGCCAACATCGTCATCCTGGGCGATCCCAACGAGATCAACGTTCCCGGCGCCACCGTCATCGACCCGCGCAATGCCGAGAAGCACGAGGAGTACGCACAGAAGTTTGCCAAGCTCCGCGCCAAGAAGGGCGTTACCATCGAGCAGGCTCGCGCCCAGGTGATGGATGCCACCTACTTTGGCACCATGATGGTCAAGATGGGCGACGCCGACGGCCTGGTCTCCGGCGCCTGCCACTCCACCGCCGATACCCTGCGCCCCGCGCTGCAGATCCTCAAGACCGCCCCGGGTACCAAGCTGGTCTCGGCCTTCTTCGTGATGTGCACCGACACCCCGCAGTTCGGCACCGACGGCACGCTGATCTTCGCCGACTGCGGTCTCAACATCAACCCGTCCTCCGACGAGCTCTCCGAGATCGCCATCGCCTCCGCCCACTCCTGGTCCACCTTCATGGGCAACGTTGAGCCGCACGTGGCCATGCTCTCCTACTCCACTATGGGCTCCGCTGGCGGCGAGGTCGCCAAGAAGGTCCAGGAGGCCGTGAAGTTCTGCAAGGAGAAGGCTCCTGAGCTCGCCATCGATGGCGACCTGCAGCTCGACGCCGCTATCGTCCCCACCGTCGCCCAGCTCAAGGCTCCCGGCTCCTCTGTCGCCGGCAAGGCCAACGTGCTCGTGTTCCCCGACCTCGAGGCCGGCAACATCGGCTACAAGCTGGTCCAGCGCTTCGCCGGCGCCGATGCCTACGGCCCCATCCTGCAGGGCATCGCCAAGCCGGTCAACGACCTGTCGCGCGGCTGTTCTGCCGACGACATCGTGGGTGTCGTAGCCATCACCGCCGTCCAGGCTCAGATGGCTGAGTAG
- the glf gene encoding UDP-galactopyranose mutase produces MQITSGLPEGFNAGAYDMIVVGAGYAGAVCARRLAETIGYRVAVLERRSHIAGNAYDCTDEAGILIHEYGPHIYHTFNERVHNFLSRFTKWTDYQHKVLANINGTLMPVPFNHASLKLAFGDERGEELYQKLVETFGKDVKVPIMELRKKNDPDLAEVADYVYENVFLHYTMKQWGQTPDQIDPSITGRVPVFVGDDDRYFPQAPFQGMPQDGYTALFEHMLDHDLIDVFCDVDARDLFEIDETTVKIGGKVYGGEIVYTGPLDELFNLDLGALPYRTLDMKFESLDMDQFQPVGTVNYTTSEDYTRITEFKNMTGQVLPGKTTIMKEYSKAYTPGSGETPYYAILEPENRELYERYLERVQNLTNFHPVGRLAEYRYYDMDAVTNSALDLSDEIIACHA; encoded by the coding sequence ATGCAGATTACCTCAGGCCTGCCTGAAGGCTTTAATGCCGGCGCGTACGACATGATTGTCGTCGGTGCTGGATATGCCGGTGCCGTTTGCGCCCGCCGTCTTGCCGAGACCATCGGCTATCGTGTTGCCGTTTTGGAGCGCCGTAGCCACATTGCGGGCAATGCCTATGACTGCACTGACGAGGCCGGAATCCTGATCCACGAGTACGGTCCGCATATCTATCACACCTTTAACGAGCGCGTGCACAATTTCCTGTCGCGCTTTACCAAGTGGACGGATTATCAGCACAAGGTGCTCGCCAACATCAACGGCACCCTTATGCCCGTGCCCTTCAACCATGCGAGTCTCAAGCTCGCCTTTGGTGATGAGCGCGGCGAGGAGCTGTATCAGAAGCTCGTGGAGACCTTTGGCAAGGATGTCAAGGTGCCCATTATGGAGCTGCGTAAGAAGAACGACCCCGACTTGGCCGAGGTCGCCGATTACGTCTACGAGAACGTCTTTTTGCATTACACCATGAAGCAGTGGGGCCAGACGCCCGACCAGATCGATCCCTCGATCACCGGTCGCGTTCCCGTCTTTGTGGGCGACGATGACCGCTATTTCCCGCAGGCTCCCTTCCAGGGTATGCCGCAGGACGGCTACACGGCGCTGTTCGAGCATATGCTCGACCACGACCTGATCGACGTGTTCTGCGACGTGGACGCCCGCGATCTCTTTGAGATCGACGAGACCACCGTCAAGATCGGTGGCAAGGTCTACGGCGGCGAGATTGTCTATACCGGTCCGCTCGATGAGCTGTTCAACCTCGACCTGGGCGCGCTGCCGTACCGCACGCTCGACATGAAGTTCGAGTCGCTCGATATGGACCAGTTCCAGCCCGTGGGCACCGTCAACTACACCACGAGCGAGGATTACACGCGCATCACCGAGTTCAAGAACATGACCGGTCAGGTTTTGCCCGGCAAGACCACCATCATGAAGGAGTACTCCAAGGCCTATACGCCCGGCTCGGGCGAGACGCCGTATTACGCCATTCTTGAGCCCGAGAACCGTGAGCTCTATGAGCGCTATCTTGAGCGCGTCCAGAACCTGACAAACTTCCACCCGGTGGGTCGTCTGGCCGAGTATCGTTACTACGATATGGATGCCGTGACCAATTCCGCCCTCGATCTTTCGGATGAGATTATCGCCTGCCATGCATAA
- a CDS encoding glycosyltransferase family 2 protein has translation MHKVITFGIPSYNAAKDMDHCITSILEGSNYATDIEIIVVDDGSKDETVAKADEWEARYPGIIRAVHQENGGHGIAVLSGLREAQGTYYKVVDSDDWLDGAALSTMLSILRGFEERDQRVDLFISNYVYEKVYEGTHTAIGYKFALPRKKIFTWDQIGHFRLDQNLLMHSLCYRTDVLRESNLPMPPHTFYVDNIYAYVPLPRCKTMYYADIDLYRYFIGREGQSVNEATMVKRLDQQFRVTRIMMESYHLYSDVESSRLRSYMMGYFTMMMAICSVLTKLSEEDCADERLKTLWNDLKAYDERMYRRARYGVVGFFTNLCGRAGDKTTLGLYRLASKIFKFN, from the coding sequence ATGCATAAAGTCATAACATTCGGAATTCCCTCGTATAACGCCGCTAAGGACATGGACCATTGCATCACCTCCATCTTGGAGGGGAGCAATTACGCCACCGATATCGAGATTATCGTGGTGGACGACGGCTCCAAGGACGAGACGGTCGCCAAGGCCGACGAGTGGGAGGCGCGTTATCCCGGTATCATCCGCGCGGTACACCAGGAGAACGGCGGCCACGGTATTGCCGTCCTTTCGGGTCTGCGCGAGGCGCAGGGCACTTACTACAAGGTTGTCGACTCGGACGACTGGCTTGACGGCGCTGCCCTTTCGACCATGCTGTCGATTCTGCGCGGCTTTGAGGAGCGCGACCAGCGCGTCGACCTCTTTATCTCGAACTATGTGTACGAGAAGGTTTACGAGGGTACGCATACGGCCATTGGTTACAAGTTTGCCCTGCCTCGAAAAAAGATCTTTACCTGGGACCAGATCGGCCATTTCCGCCTGGACCAGAATCTGCTCATGCACAGCCTGTGCTATCGCACGGATGTGCTGCGTGAGTCCAACCTTCCCATGCCGCCGCACACGTTCTATGTGGACAACATCTACGCCTACGTGCCACTGCCGCGTTGCAAGACCATGTACTACGCCGACATCGACCTCTATCGCTACTTTATCGGTCGCGAGGGTCAGAGCGTCAACGAGGCCACGATGGTCAAGCGTCTGGACCAGCAGTTCCGTGTTACGCGTATCATGATGGAGTCGTACCACCTGTACAGCGATGTTGAGTCGTCGCGTCTGCGCTCGTACATGATGGGTTATTTCACCATGATGATGGCGATCTGCTCGGTGTTGACCAAGCTTTCCGAGGAAGATTGCGCCGACGAGCGCCTAAAGACGCTGTGGAATGATTTGAAGGCCTATGACGAGCGTATGTATCGTCGTGCACGTTACGGTGTGGTCGGCTTCTTCACCAACCTCTGCGGTCGTGCCGGAGACAAAACCACACTCGGCCTATACCGTCTTGCCTCAAAGATCTTCAAATTCAACTAG